In one Arthrobacter jinronghuae genomic region, the following are encoded:
- a CDS encoding DUF1801 domain-containing protein, with protein sequence MEATSTSVSSFIDGVASPVRRRDAQTLVALMTRITGEQPAMWGPSIVGFGSYHYKYASGREGNAGAAAFSPRKGATTVYLPDGVDTYTEQLSRLGNHTTGAGCLYIKDLAKVDLDVLGGIIAESYRRVTAETPGSGVDPKDDS encoded by the coding sequence ATGGAAGCAACCAGCACCAGCGTCAGCAGCTTCATCGACGGTGTGGCATCGCCCGTTCGCCGCCGCGACGCCCAGACCCTGGTCGCGCTGATGACGCGGATCACGGGCGAGCAGCCAGCCATGTGGGGGCCGTCGATTGTCGGCTTCGGCAGCTACCACTACAAATACGCCAGCGGCCGGGAAGGCAACGCCGGGGCGGCGGCATTTTCTCCGCGCAAGGGCGCCACCACGGTATATCTTCCTGACGGAGTGGACACGTACACCGAGCAACTGTCCCGTCTCGGCAACCACACGACGGGTGCGGGCTGCCTCTACATCAAGGATCTGGCTAAGGTGGACCTGGATGTCCTCGGAGGGATCATTGCCGAGTCCTACCGGCGCGTTACCGCGGAAACCCCGGGCAGCGGAGTCGACCCAAAGGATGACTCATGA
- a CDS encoding RsmB/NOP family class I SAM-dependent RNA methyltransferase, whose translation MTPQPDQPNKHRNDKGHERRRAAVKTRTAAAPGQRTRAADPARLVAFEVLRAVSGEDAYANLVLPKSIRKHRLDKRDAGFATELAYGALRGQGTYDAILAKCVDRPLERLDPAVLDALRIGTHQLLAMRVPAHAALDQTVGLARAVIGAGPSALINAVLRKVSARSLDEWVEILTEGETDAVKRSAIEHSHPEWIVRALRQSLVAHGRSVDEITDLLRADNDAPVVNLVALPGLGDLDEARAAGATDGELVKDSALFSAGDVGRLDSVRAGTTRVQDAGSQLVARALAELDLGGASVDEDGVEKWLDMCAGPGGKAALLAALAHESGAVLLANEPAPHRAQLVRQALDAVPGETWNVRTGDGRTIAEDYPETFDRILVDAPCTGLGALRRRPESRWRRKPTDVGELGILQRELLTTAVDAVKPGGVVAYVTCSPHPAETTAVVADVMRKRNDLELLDAGAALDAVSLPGALEAGHESTAQLWPHIHATDAMFLALIRRKI comes from the coding sequence ATGACCCCCCAGCCCGACCAGCCCAACAAACACCGCAACGACAAGGGCCACGAACGCCGCCGCGCCGCCGTGAAGACCCGCACCGCCGCCGCCCCCGGCCAGCGCACCCGCGCAGCCGATCCGGCCCGGCTGGTCGCCTTTGAAGTGCTGCGCGCCGTCTCCGGCGAGGACGCCTACGCCAACCTCGTGCTGCCGAAAAGCATCCGTAAGCACCGGCTGGACAAGCGCGACGCCGGCTTCGCCACGGAACTGGCCTACGGCGCCCTGCGCGGCCAGGGCACCTATGACGCCATCCTCGCCAAGTGCGTGGACCGCCCGCTGGAACGCCTGGACCCCGCTGTCCTGGACGCCCTGCGCATCGGCACCCATCAGCTGCTGGCCATGCGCGTTCCGGCGCATGCCGCCCTCGACCAGACTGTGGGCCTGGCCCGTGCCGTCATCGGCGCCGGCCCGTCGGCACTGATCAACGCGGTGCTGCGCAAGGTGTCCGCCCGCAGCCTGGACGAGTGGGTGGAGATCCTTACCGAAGGCGAAACCGACGCCGTTAAGCGCTCCGCCATTGAGCACTCGCACCCGGAGTGGATTGTCCGGGCCCTGCGCCAGTCATTGGTGGCCCATGGACGCAGCGTCGACGAGATCACCGACCTGCTGCGTGCCGACAACGACGCTCCCGTGGTGAATCTGGTCGCCCTGCCCGGCCTCGGCGACCTCGATGAGGCCCGCGCCGCCGGAGCAACCGACGGCGAGCTCGTGAAGGACTCCGCACTGTTCTCCGCCGGCGACGTCGGCCGGCTGGACTCGGTCCGCGCCGGCACCACCCGGGTGCAGGACGCCGGCTCCCAGCTGGTCGCCCGTGCCCTGGCCGAACTGGACCTCGGCGGCGCGTCCGTCGATGAAGACGGCGTCGAAAAGTGGCTGGACATGTGCGCCGGCCCCGGTGGCAAGGCGGCGCTGCTCGCCGCCCTCGCGCACGAATCCGGTGCCGTGCTGCTGGCCAACGAGCCCGCCCCGCACCGCGCGCAGCTGGTCCGCCAGGCCCTTGATGCCGTGCCCGGGGAAACCTGGAACGTACGGACCGGAGACGGCCGCACCATCGCCGAAGACTACCCGGAGACCTTCGACCGGATCCTCGTCGACGCGCCCTGCACCGGCCTGGGCGCGCTGCGCCGCCGCCCGGAGTCCCGCTGGCGTCGCAAGCCCACCGACGTCGGCGAACTCGGTATCCTGCAGCGCGAGCTGCTCACCACCGCCGTGGACGCGGTAAAACCCGGGGGCGTGGTGGCCTACGTAACGTGTTCCCCGCACCCTGCGGAAACCACCGCCGTCGTCGCCGACGTGATGCGCAAGCGCAACGACCTGGAACTGCTCGACGCCGGCGCCGCGCTGGACGCCGTCAGCCTGCCCGGTGCGCTGGAAGCCGGCCACGAGTCCACTGCCCAGCTGTGGCCGCACATCCACGCCACCGACGCCATGTTCCTGGCGCTGATCCGCCGCAAAATCTAG
- the def gene encoding peptide deformylase, with product MAILTIRTLGDPVLRTRAEDVTDFGPELAKLVADMEETMEDVEGAGLAAPQVGVSLRVFTYRVDGQAGHVVNPVLELSDDLQPDHLEGCLSIPGLGYQTPRFRWARVSGQDLHGNPISIEGEGMLARCFQHETDHLNGALYIDRLEGEQRKEALRAIRQREYDAIADRTAAQRAQSVGSSFGTFGQAAKGTFGTQAGA from the coding sequence ATGGCCATCCTGACTATCCGCACGCTCGGCGACCCGGTCCTGCGGACCCGCGCCGAAGACGTGACCGACTTCGGCCCCGAACTGGCGAAGCTGGTAGCGGACATGGAGGAAACCATGGAGGACGTCGAAGGTGCCGGGCTGGCAGCACCCCAGGTCGGCGTCAGCCTGCGGGTCTTCACCTACCGTGTGGACGGCCAGGCCGGGCATGTGGTCAATCCCGTCCTTGAACTGAGCGACGACCTCCAGCCGGACCATCTGGAGGGCTGCCTGTCCATCCCCGGGCTTGGCTACCAGACACCGCGCTTCCGCTGGGCCCGCGTCTCCGGCCAGGACCTGCACGGCAACCCGATCAGCATCGAGGGCGAAGGGATGCTGGCCCGCTGCTTCCAGCACGAAACGGACCACCTGAACGGCGCTCTCTATATCGACCGGCTCGAAGGCGAGCAGCGCAAGGAAGCACTCCGGGCCATCCGGCAGCGCGAGTACGACGCGATCGCGGACCGTACCGCAGCGCAGCGTGCCCAAAGCGTGGGCTCCAGCTTCGGTACCTTCGGCCAGGCGGCCAAGGGTACGTTCGGCACCCAGGCCGGAGCCTAG
- the pnuC gene encoding nicotinamide riboside transporter PnuC, whose protein sequence is MDFLRWLFEAQIPVGSSSLLVRELVGNIFGLLSAFGGMRRKVWAWPVGILGNLLLLTVFLGSMFGGADTATLLGQAGRQIMFIAVSIYGWRRWQQSKSHGESAVTPQWASTRERIGLVTIMLLGTVALTPVFARLGSYEPVWADAWTFVGSLLATYGMAKGWVEFWLIWVAVDIVGVPLLFSAGYYATAFMYLFYGGFTLAGFFVWWKAKRDEKPQVEVMMPDPRTR, encoded by the coding sequence ATGGATTTTCTGCGATGGCTCTTTGAGGCACAGATTCCGGTGGGCTCAAGCTCACTGCTGGTGCGCGAACTGGTGGGCAACATCTTCGGGTTGCTCAGCGCCTTCGGCGGTATGCGCCGTAAAGTGTGGGCCTGGCCGGTCGGCATCCTGGGCAACTTGCTCCTGCTGACCGTCTTCCTCGGCTCCATGTTCGGCGGGGCCGATACGGCCACCCTGCTGGGCCAGGCGGGCCGGCAGATCATGTTCATTGCGGTGTCCATCTACGGCTGGCGGCGCTGGCAGCAGAGCAAGTCCCACGGCGAGAGTGCCGTGACCCCGCAGTGGGCCTCCACCCGGGAACGAATCGGGTTGGTGACGATCATGCTGTTGGGCACCGTTGCCCTGACACCGGTCTTCGCCCGACTCGGTTCCTACGAACCGGTGTGGGCCGACGCCTGGACCTTCGTCGGTTCGCTGCTGGCCACTTACGGCATGGCCAAGGGGTGGGTCGAGTTCTGGCTCATCTGGGTGGCCGTGGACATAGTGGGCGTCCCGCTGCTCTTCAGCGCCGGTTACTACGCCACAGCCTTTATGTACCTCTTCTACGGCGGCTTCACCCTTGCCGGCTTCTTCGTCTGGTGGAAGGCCAAGCGCGACGAGAAGCCGCAGGTGGAAGTGATGATGCCTGATCCGCGGACGCGGTAA
- a CDS encoding PD-(D/E)XK nuclease family protein, with the protein MTEPALAHATEYGRMYSRSLSEPPTVPSITTVISQGSTSLDGWHSYMAASAVVKDPKLTAALGSPSQLRSVVKEASSASERYRDAAAQRGTRVHFYCEQVALRALDRPHELERAREELAARGEHQFADRFDEWWKLYDVQPIAPEITVWNAELGYAGTLDLVARIGGRLCLIDYKTKNTDRDGQVKQLDDKVVMQLVAGMKAQESLVDAGAGTWEPWAYGQDPLLLGVAVGQTEVRPMRANPEVLPQHWFKFCALRRVWQTSIDAVAAGRALLPVPPPPVGAHEAPAAQASAPEAVPAETADPQTSVAAGAPQA; encoded by the coding sequence ATGACTGAACCAGCACTGGCACACGCAACCGAATACGGACGCATGTATTCGCGGTCGCTCTCCGAGCCGCCCACGGTCCCGTCCATCACCACGGTGATTTCCCAGGGATCTACGTCCCTGGACGGCTGGCACAGCTATATGGCCGCCTCCGCCGTCGTCAAGGATCCCAAACTCACCGCAGCCCTCGGCAGCCCGTCGCAGCTGCGCTCCGTGGTGAAGGAGGCGTCCTCGGCTTCGGAACGCTACCGCGACGCCGCCGCGCAGCGGGGTACACGCGTCCATTTCTACTGTGAGCAGGTTGCGCTCCGCGCTCTGGACCGCCCGCATGAACTCGAACGTGCCCGCGAGGAGCTTGCGGCCCGCGGCGAGCACCAGTTCGCGGACCGGTTCGACGAATGGTGGAAGCTCTACGACGTCCAGCCCATCGCGCCGGAAATCACCGTGTGGAACGCCGAGCTGGGCTACGCCGGCACCCTGGACCTGGTCGCTCGGATCGGCGGCCGGCTGTGCCTGATCGATTACAAGACCAAGAACACCGACCGCGACGGGCAGGTGAAACAGCTGGATGACAAGGTCGTGATGCAGCTCGTCGCCGGGATGAAGGCACAGGAGTCGCTGGTCGACGCCGGTGCCGGCACCTGGGAGCCGTGGGCCTACGGACAGGACCCGCTGCTGCTGGGCGTCGCTGTTGGCCAGACGGAGGTGCGTCCCATGCGGGCCAATCCTGAGGTGTTGCCCCAGCACTGGTTCAAGTTCTGCGCATTGCGCCGGGTCTGGCAGACCAGTATTGATGCCGTTGCCGCCGGCCGTGCCCTGCTGCCCGTGCCGCCGCCCCCGGTCGGCGCGCACGAAGCCCCTGCTGCCCAGGCATCAGCCCCGGAGGCTGTACCTGCAGAGACTGCGGATCCACAGACTTCAGTGGCAGCGGGCGCTCCACAGGCCTGA
- the rpe gene encoding ribulose-phosphate 3-epimerase — protein MSKCCINPSILSADFVNLEAELQRISAADAVHVDVMDNHFVPNLTIGLPVVERIQQVSALPLDAHLMIADVDRWAPLYAEAGLASVTFHVEASTAPIKLARDLRERGAKAGMALRPATPVEPYLDMLSELDMLLIMTVEPGFGGQKFLDVTLPKIRRAAEAVRGSGLPLAIQVDGGISPETIERAAEAGANVFVAGSAVYGAGDPNDAIRKLRASAEAAVQE, from the coding sequence GTGAGCAAGTGCTGCATTAACCCGAGCATCCTCTCGGCCGACTTCGTGAACCTCGAAGCCGAGCTCCAGCGGATCAGTGCGGCGGACGCCGTGCACGTGGACGTGATGGACAACCACTTCGTCCCGAACCTGACCATCGGGCTGCCCGTGGTGGAACGGATCCAGCAGGTGTCCGCACTGCCGCTGGACGCGCACCTGATGATCGCCGACGTCGACCGCTGGGCGCCGCTGTACGCCGAGGCCGGCCTCGCGTCCGTGACCTTCCATGTAGAAGCGTCGACAGCGCCGATCAAGCTCGCCCGCGACCTGCGGGAGCGCGGTGCGAAGGCAGGCATGGCCCTCCGCCCGGCGACTCCGGTGGAGCCGTACCTGGACATGCTGTCCGAGCTGGACATGCTGCTGATCATGACGGTGGAGCCGGGCTTCGGTGGACAGAAGTTCCTCGACGTGACGCTGCCCAAGATCCGGCGGGCCGCCGAGGCCGTCCGCGGCTCCGGGCTGCCGCTGGCTATCCAGGTAGACGGTGGAATCTCGCCGGAGACTATCGAACGGGCAGCCGAGGCCGGCGCGAATGTGTTCGTGGCCGGCTCGGCCGTGTACGGCGCTGGTGATCCCAATGACGCTATCCGCAAATTGCGCGCATCTGCCGAAGCGGCTGTGCAAGAATAG
- a CDS encoding DNA alkylation repair protein, with the protein MGAMDDLLGPNEVKTLHDALVGAEPGIDWDELLDTRTRLEPLSLRGRTDAVAHALVNALGTYPAAAVAFRAALDDPTFTGWALWPVTEAAVTLALADGGTPAFDDAVALLAELTPGLTSEFAIRRLLKADHERALAIIRTWTDHPDEHVRRLASEGTRPYLPWAVRVPLLLATSGATLPLLDAMHNDESEYVRRSVANHANDLARHAPELVLEAAARWQQTGTPGSAWVVRRSLRTLVKKGNPGALELMGFTPAEVSVTELRAEASILQLPGELGFGFVLTNTGDAPARLSVDYAVHYVKANGSTAEKVFKLTTVSLEPGESRQLNGRHGFRQMTTRRHYAGTHALEVQVNGVRHGRLEFDLLL; encoded by the coding sequence ATGGGCGCGATGGATGACCTGCTGGGGCCGAACGAGGTCAAGACCCTGCACGATGCGCTGGTCGGCGCGGAGCCCGGTATCGATTGGGACGAACTGCTGGACACCCGGACCCGGTTGGAACCGTTGTCGCTGCGCGGCCGCACCGACGCCGTCGCGCACGCCCTCGTTAACGCGCTGGGCACCTATCCGGCCGCCGCGGTTGCGTTCCGCGCCGCGCTGGACGATCCGACCTTCACCGGTTGGGCTCTGTGGCCGGTCACCGAGGCTGCCGTAACCTTGGCACTGGCCGACGGCGGCACCCCGGCCTTCGACGACGCTGTGGCGCTGCTCGCGGAACTGACCCCGGGGCTGACCAGCGAGTTCGCCATCCGGCGGCTGCTGAAAGCCGATCACGAGCGCGCTTTGGCGATCATCCGCACCTGGACCGACCACCCCGACGAACACGTACGCCGGCTGGCCAGCGAGGGAACCCGGCCCTACCTGCCGTGGGCCGTCCGGGTGCCGTTGCTGCTCGCTACGTCAGGGGCCACGCTGCCGCTGCTGGATGCGATGCACAACGACGAGTCCGAATACGTGCGCCGGTCCGTCGCCAACCACGCCAACGACCTCGCGCGGCACGCACCCGAGCTCGTGCTTGAGGCAGCCGCGCGCTGGCAGCAGACCGGCACGCCCGGCAGCGCCTGGGTGGTTCGGCGGAGCCTTCGCACGCTGGTGAAGAAGGGAAATCCCGGTGCGCTCGAGCTGATGGGTTTCACTCCGGCCGAGGTGAGCGTAACCGAGCTCCGGGCGGAAGCGTCCATCCTGCAGCTGCCGGGCGAGCTGGGCTTCGGCTTTGTCCTGACCAATACCGGAGACGCTCCGGCCCGGCTGTCGGTTGATTACGCGGTCCATTACGTCAAGGCGAACGGGTCCACGGCGGAAAAGGTCTTCAAGCTGACCACGGTGTCCCTGGAGCCGGGGGAGTCCCGGCAGTTGAACGGCCGGCATGGCTTCCGGCAGATGACCACCCGGCGGCACTATGCGGGCACGCATGCCCTGGAGGTGCAGGTCAACGGGGTCCGGCACGGCCGGCTGGAGTTTGATCTGCTCCTGTAG
- the fmt gene encoding methionyl-tRNA formyltransferase, with protein MTAALRVLFAGTPSVAVPSLDALVDAGFDVVGVLTRPDAPLGRKKVLTPSPVAARAEELGLPVIRASKVDDEAIAAIAVLEPDVAAIVAYGALVPARALTVPKHGWINLHFSLLPAWRGAAPVQHAVIAGDDITGASTFLLETGLDTGPVYGTLTETVRPEDTSGDLLERLSHSGAVLLAQTLSAVDAGAAVPVPQQGDITLAPKLSIDDARVDWQQPALAIRRRINGVTPEPGAWTTWDGARFKIGAARLRSDVTDLRPGQVRFTGGGDAAAVVGTGSHGLELLRVQPAGKKMMPGADWARGLANREDVVFE; from the coding sequence GTGACCGCGGCACTTCGCGTCCTGTTTGCCGGCACACCCTCCGTGGCCGTGCCGTCCCTGGATGCCTTGGTTGACGCCGGATTCGACGTCGTCGGCGTCCTTACCCGCCCCGATGCTCCGCTGGGCCGCAAGAAGGTCCTGACGCCCTCCCCGGTCGCCGCCCGCGCCGAGGAACTGGGCCTGCCCGTAATCCGCGCGTCGAAGGTGGACGACGAAGCCATCGCGGCGATTGCCGTCCTGGAGCCCGACGTCGCCGCGATCGTTGCGTACGGCGCACTCGTTCCGGCCCGCGCCCTCACCGTGCCCAAGCATGGCTGGATCAACCTGCACTTCTCGCTGCTGCCCGCCTGGCGCGGCGCGGCCCCCGTGCAGCACGCCGTCATTGCCGGTGACGACATCACGGGCGCGTCCACCTTCCTGCTCGAGACCGGGCTGGACACCGGCCCGGTCTACGGCACGCTCACGGAAACGGTGCGGCCCGAGGACACCAGCGGTGACCTGCTCGAACGCCTCTCGCACTCCGGTGCCGTCTTGTTGGCCCAGACACTCAGTGCGGTCGACGCCGGCGCTGCCGTACCGGTGCCGCAGCAGGGTGACATCACCCTGGCACCCAAGCTCAGCATCGACGATGCCCGTGTGGACTGGCAGCAGCCGGCCCTGGCTATCCGCCGCCGCATCAACGGCGTCACTCCCGAACCCGGCGCGTGGACCACCTGGGACGGCGCCCGGTTCAAGATCGGCGCGGCCAGACTGCGCTCCGACGTCACCGACCTGCGCCCCGGCCAGGTCCGCTTCACCGGCGGCGGGGACGCCGCCGCCGTCGTGGGGACCGGCTCGCACGGACTCGAACTGCTGCGTGTCCAGCCCGCAGGCAAGAAAATGATGCCGGGGGCCGACTGGGCCCGCGGCCTCGCCAACCGTGAGGACGTGGTCTTCGAATGA
- a CDS encoding CPBP family intramembrane glutamic endopeptidase, with translation MKTVTVRQPGPSAADVGLAGRRATCLLLARLGMVAAATVAAWLIMRAVDGTATFPSSPMLASLSLIPVNIASLLLVSRLLRSEGSNLRSLFAPGRSVLRDAGWGLLWIAVLYIPFVLAVMATMWVLHGSGMFDAFATVFYDPDAATISSPAWSLILGILAVVTFAPLNAPAEEAVYRGYAQSRLSASWSPWPAMLVCSLAFGAQHAFFAPTTDAMVVYVVAFTVWGLGSALIVRAQGRLLPITIAHLLVNLMTSSPAVVFPVLVLTGVVQY, from the coding sequence ATGAAAACAGTCACGGTCCGGCAGCCCGGGCCGTCCGCCGCCGACGTCGGCCTGGCGGGACGGCGGGCAACGTGCCTCCTCCTTGCCCGCCTCGGAATGGTGGCGGCAGCAACGGTGGCGGCGTGGCTCATCATGCGCGCCGTTGACGGTACGGCCACGTTCCCGTCCTCACCGATGCTGGCGTCCCTCAGCCTGATTCCGGTGAACATCGCTTCGCTGCTGCTCGTTTCGCGCCTGCTGCGAAGCGAGGGGTCCAACCTGCGGTCCCTCTTTGCGCCGGGTCGCTCGGTGCTTCGGGACGCCGGGTGGGGCCTGCTGTGGATCGCCGTCCTCTATATACCGTTTGTCCTCGCCGTTATGGCCACGATGTGGGTGCTGCACGGATCCGGCATGTTCGATGCGTTCGCCACCGTGTTCTACGACCCCGACGCCGCCACGATCTCCTCACCGGCCTGGTCACTGATCCTCGGCATCCTTGCTGTGGTGACGTTCGCTCCGCTGAATGCGCCTGCCGAGGAAGCCGTCTACCGCGGCTACGCGCAGTCCCGGCTCTCGGCCTCGTGGTCTCCGTGGCCGGCGATGCTCGTCTGTTCCCTGGCCTTCGGCGCGCAGCATGCTTTCTTCGCTCCGACTACTGACGCGATGGTTGTGTACGTGGTTGCCTTCACCGTGTGGGGACTCGGGTCGGCGCTCATCGTCCGGGCTCAGGGGCGCCTGTTGCCGATCACCATCGCGCATCTGCTCGTGAACCTCATGACGAGTTCCCCGGCAGTCGTGTTCCCCGTCCTGGTGCTCACCGGCGTCGTGCAGTACTGA